CAGACCGTAATATGTTCCCTATCGCCTTACTCCACAATATGACGAAACTCTCCTCTCAGCACTCAACAAAAAGAATTGATTTCATACACGCGCTTCCTGTTGATTCTGCTACATAATTACGGTATACTGCATCATTCTTTACTAAAGCCTGTAAGCCTATACTTTTAAAGATATTAAATGCTCAACAAGAAAGAAAAAGGAGGATTACGTATGAAAAAGGTATTAATTGTATATTTCAGCAGAACGGGAAAAACGGAACAAATGGCAGAATATATCGCTGAAGGCATCCGTTTTACCGGCAACCAGGCAGAAGTGAAAAATCTCTCCGAGATAGCTAATGAAAAAGACCTGGAAGGATATGAGGGATACATTTTGGGCTCACCCACATACCACAGGGAAATCGCAGGCAACATGAAAACATTTCTCTTTTTAGCCCAAAAGGCAAATCTAAAAGGTAAAGTCGGAGGCGCTTTCGGTTCGTATACCCACAGTGGAGACGCCCCGAAAGCAATCTTCGATACGATGGAACATGTGTTCAAAATGGATATGACTGA
The sequence above is drawn from the Candidatus Brocadiaceae bacterium genome and encodes:
- a CDS encoding flavodoxin domain-containing protein, which encodes MKKVLIVYFSRTGKTEQMAEYIAEGIRFTGNQAEVKNLSEIANEKDLEGYEGYILGSPTYHREIAGNMKTFLFLAQKANLKGKVGGAFGSYTHSGDAPKAIFDTMEHVFKMDMTELGSFNLLEHLVETGEGLRACQDYGKALGKKLAP